The Bacteroidales bacterium genome includes a window with the following:
- the rsmH gene encoding 16S rRNA (cytosine(1402)-N(4))-methyltransferase RsmH has protein sequence MVYHEPVLLSESIEGLAIHPDGNYVDATYGGGGHARKILELLRNGKLIAFDQDVDAMNNRIDDHRLLLLNHNFRYLKQFLRYYQMLPADGILADLGMSSHQLDRPDRGFSTRFGDALDLRMDRKKSLTALRIVNEYPEERLRVILKDYGEVSNAYRLAGLIVRGRSSEPIADGKQFQQIIARCVPKNGENKYLAQVYQALRIEVNQELEALREFLRQSVDVLRPGGRLVVITYHSLEDRIVKNFMRTGNTEGEQVKDFFGKTRAPVRMITRKPIVPGPEEQKRNPRSRSAKLRIAAAESHER, from the coding sequence ATGGTTTATCATGAACCGGTATTATTGAGTGAAAGCATTGAGGGACTGGCCATCCACCCTGACGGGAATTATGTGGATGCAACATACGGAGGTGGAGGGCATGCCCGAAAGATCCTTGAACTGCTGAGAAACGGAAAGTTGATTGCCTTTGATCAGGATGTAGACGCCATGAACAACCGAATTGATGACCACCGCTTATTGCTGCTGAATCACAACTTCCGTTACCTGAAGCAGTTTCTGCGGTACTATCAGATGCTCCCCGCAGACGGCATCCTGGCCGACCTGGGGATGTCATCGCACCAGCTCGACAGGCCCGACAGAGGTTTTTCCACACGGTTCGGCGACGCACTGGATCTTCGCATGGACAGGAAAAAAAGCCTGACCGCACTGCGCATCGTGAATGAATATCCGGAGGAACGGCTGCGCGTGATCTTAAAGGACTATGGAGAGGTATCCAACGCATACCGGCTTGCAGGATTGATCGTCAGGGGAAGAAGTTCAGAGCCTATTGCCGACGGAAAGCAGTTTCAGCAGATCATTGCCCGGTGCGTACCCAAAAACGGCGAAAACAAGTACCTGGCGCAGGTCTACCAGGCGTTGCGCATTGAGGTGAACCAGGAGCTGGAAGCGCTCCGGGAATTTTTGCGGCAATCGGTCGATGTGCTCAGGCCTGGTGGCCGCCTGGTAGTCATTACCTATCACTCGCTGGAAGACAGGATCGTAAAAAATTTTATGCGCACCGGGAATACGGAAGGAGAGCAAGTGAAGGACTTTTTCGGCAAAACCAGGGCTCCCGTCAGGATGATCACCCGAAAACCCATCGTTCCCGGACCGGAAGAACAGAAAAGAAATCCAAGATCCAGAAGTGCAAAACTCAGGATTGCAGCTGCAGAGAGCCATGAACGATGA
- a CDS encoding penicillin-binding protein, whose protein sequence is MSDIKKDILWRVILLYTLVFLVAVAIIAKVIIIQFPQGKEWKEKAIEEKVRFESVEAQRGNIYDCQGNLLASSIPIFDLRMDAASPEIRDDYFHAHIDSLAWYLSDLFKDRTRFEYLKELKTARESGNRYFLIKRKITYEELNKVRRFPIFRLGRYGGGLIVEEHSRREMPYAVLASRTIGYQSEKAKAYVGLEGSYNKQLQGTGGQRLVKKIASGIWVPVSEAYDLEPQHGDDLITTLDVVLQDVTENALLKQLSKQEAEHGCAVLMEVKTGHIKAIANLGRNENGSYEEDFNYAIADGGEPGSVFKLASILAVLDEQKVKISDKVHTGNGVIQYANRTMRDVHPIGDGVITVKEAFEHSSNVGISKIIWDTYQSNPGQFTEKLYAIGLNKPLGIDLAGEAAPIIKNPRSSSWSKVTLPWMSVGYEVKVTPLQILTLYNAVANNGKMIRPAFVKEIRRSGQVLQSFEPVVLNPAICSQETIRDLKSLLEGVVENGTGRSLSDAPYRIAGKTGTAQVADRDAGYNKKNYKATFVGYFPAEDPAYSCIVVITNPSKGVYYGSQIAAPVFREIADKVYATRLEIQVRKEFPKDTTMLPDWVRGYQPDLKTIFQALNQQAVPAGFDSTWATVCREETRLHYQGIVVTDTAIPDLRGMGARDAIYLVESLGMKPQILGKGRVTDQSLSPGSPLLNGESIILTLSPTFNLPPANDTTG, encoded by the coding sequence ATGAGTGACATAAAGAAAGACATCCTCTGGCGGGTCATCCTGCTCTACACACTGGTATTCCTTGTTGCGGTGGCTATCATTGCTAAAGTGATCATCATTCAGTTTCCGCAGGGTAAAGAGTGGAAAGAAAAAGCGATCGAAGAAAAAGTCCGTTTTGAAAGTGTGGAGGCACAGCGGGGAAACATCTACGATTGCCAGGGGAATCTCCTGGCTTCCTCCATTCCCATTTTTGACCTTCGGATGGACGCCGCTTCACCGGAGATCAGGGATGATTATTTCCACGCCCACATCGACTCCCTGGCCTGGTACCTGTCGGACCTTTTCAAAGACAGGACCAGGTTCGAGTACCTTAAAGAACTGAAAACTGCCCGCGAATCGGGCAACCGGTATTTTCTTATTAAAAGAAAGATCACGTACGAAGAACTCAACAAAGTACGCCGTTTTCCCATTTTCAGGCTGGGCAGGTATGGCGGCGGCCTGATCGTTGAAGAACATTCCCGGAGAGAAATGCCGTATGCGGTTCTGGCATCGCGGACCATTGGATATCAGTCAGAAAAAGCTAAAGCCTATGTTGGCCTCGAAGGTTCCTATAACAAGCAATTACAGGGAACAGGCGGACAAAGGCTGGTAAAAAAAATCGCCAGCGGCATCTGGGTGCCTGTCAGTGAAGCCTACGACCTGGAACCGCAGCACGGTGATGATCTCATCACCACGCTGGATGTCGTGCTGCAGGATGTGACCGAAAACGCATTGTTGAAACAGCTGTCGAAGCAGGAAGCAGAACACGGCTGCGCTGTCCTGATGGAAGTAAAAACAGGCCACATCAAGGCGATCGCAAATCTTGGGAGGAACGAAAACGGAAGTTACGAGGAGGATTTCAACTATGCGATCGCTGATGGAGGTGAACCCGGTTCCGTGTTTAAGCTGGCCAGTATCCTGGCAGTTTTGGATGAGCAGAAAGTAAAAATCTCCGACAAGGTCCACACCGGAAATGGAGTGATCCAATATGCCAACCGCACGATGCGGGACGTTCACCCGATCGGCGACGGGGTCATTACGGTGAAAGAGGCCTTTGAGCACTCATCCAACGTGGGCATATCAAAAATCATCTGGGATACTTACCAGAGCAATCCGGGGCAGTTCACGGAGAAGTTATACGCCATCGGATTGAACAAACCGCTGGGGATCGACCTTGCAGGCGAAGCGGCTCCGATCATCAAGAATCCCCGGTCCTCTTCCTGGTCGAAGGTCACCCTGCCCTGGATGTCGGTTGGATATGAAGTGAAGGTCACGCCCCTTCAGATCCTGACCCTGTACAATGCCGTGGCAAATAACGGAAAAATGATCCGGCCTGCTTTTGTCAAAGAGATCAGAAGATCGGGGCAAGTCCTGCAGTCGTTTGAGCCCGTGGTTTTAAATCCGGCCATTTGTTCACAGGAAACCATCCGTGATCTGAAAAGTCTTCTGGAAGGAGTCGTTGAAAATGGAACGGGCAGGAGTCTGAGCGACGCCCCCTACAGGATTGCCGGAAAGACAGGTACGGCACAGGTGGCAGACAGGGATGCAGGGTACAACAAGAAGAACTACAAGGCCACCTTTGTCGGATATTTTCCCGCGGAAGATCCAGCCTATTCGTGCATTGTCGTTATCACCAATCCGTCAAAGGGCGTTTATTATGGAAGCCAGATAGCTGCTCCGGTCTTTCGTGAAATTGCCGACAAAGTCTACGCAACCCGGTTGGAGATTCAGGTCCGGAAAGAATTCCCAAAGGATACCACGATGCTGCCAGATTGGGTCAGAGGTTATCAGCCTGATCTGAAAACCATCTTCCAGGCGCTTAACCAACAGGCTGTTCCAGCCGGATTTGATTCAACGTGGGCCACGGTCTGCCGCGAGGAAACCAGACTGCATTACCAGGGGATCGTTGTGACGGATACCGCCATACCCGACCTCCGCGGCATGGGCGCAAGGGATGCCATTTACCTTGTCGAGAGCCTTGGAATGAAACCGCAGATCCTGGGTAAAGGCAGGGTCACCGACCAATCCCTGTCACCCGGGTCACCCCTCCTGAATGGAGAATCCATCATTCTGACCTTATCGCCAACCTTTAACCTGCCGCCAGCGAATGATACCACTGGATGA
- a CDS encoding FtsL-like putative cell division protein, whose protein sequence is MQLQRAMNDDQSINHPPDQQPNGYDRVKPRRRIGRTAHTILDGSFLSREKVIRLIPFTLYLMFLIIVQVALSYRAEKTWFEINTLKSQMNELRYHYITSKSELMSVGRQSEVALRLKDSGFREATVPPTKLTLSGSVLKNSSSHE, encoded by the coding sequence TTGCAGCTGCAGAGAGCCATGAACGATGACCAATCCATAAACCATCCACCCGATCAGCAACCCAACGGTTACGACCGGGTAAAGCCCCGGCGCAGGATCGGCAGGACCGCTCATACGATCCTGGACGGATCGTTCCTGAGCCGGGAAAAAGTGATCCGGTTGATCCCCTTCACCCTTTACCTTATGTTTTTGATCATTGTGCAGGTTGCCCTGTCGTACCGCGCCGAAAAGACGTGGTTTGAGATCAACACACTGAAGAGCCAGATGAACGAGCTCCGCTACCATTATATTACCAGTAAGTCGGAGCTGATGTCGGTGGGACGCCAGTCAGAAGTTGCCCTGAGACTGAAGGATTCAGGATTCAGGGAAGCTACGGTTCCACCCACGAAGCTTACCCTGTCAGGTTCTGTCCTAAAAAATTCCTCCAGCCATGAGTGA
- the mraY gene encoding phospho-N-acetylmuramoyl-pentapeptide-transferase, with product MFYYLFKYLDQAFDLPGAGAFQYISFRAALAVITSLLISMVFGKSMIRLIQKKQIGESVRELGLDGQMEKAGTPTMGGLIILSAILVPTLFFARLDNIYIILMLISTLWLGTIGFIDDYIKVFKKNKKGLAGKFKILGQVSLGLVIGLTILFNDNIVIREKIPTPDTGTTILESVENQLPAKVQFSNEAVKSTKTTIPFVKNNELDYARALKFFGKNYQDWAFLIYVPLVILIIIGVSNGANLTDGLDGLATGTSAIVGATLGILAWVSGNIIFADYLNIMYIPNLGELAIYISAFVGACIGFLWYNSFPAQVFMGDTGSLSLGGAIAVCAVLIRKELLIPVLCGIFLAESLSVMIQVGWFKYTRIRFGEGRRIFKMAPLHHHYQMRGYPEPKIVQRFLIIGILLAVFSVITLKMR from the coding sequence ATGTTCTATTACCTGTTCAAATACCTTGATCAAGCCTTTGACCTTCCCGGAGCAGGAGCTTTTCAATACATTTCGTTCCGTGCTGCACTGGCGGTGATCACATCATTACTTATTTCGATGGTATTTGGCAAATCGATGATCAGGCTGATCCAGAAAAAACAGATCGGGGAATCAGTTCGCGAGCTCGGACTGGATGGGCAGATGGAAAAAGCCGGTACGCCAACCATGGGAGGACTGATCATTCTGAGCGCGATCCTGGTGCCGACCCTTTTCTTTGCCCGGCTCGACAACATTTACATCATCCTGATGCTCATTTCTACCCTATGGCTTGGCACCATCGGTTTTATTGATGATTACATCAAGGTTTTCAAGAAAAACAAAAAAGGACTGGCCGGCAAGTTCAAAATCCTCGGACAGGTCAGTTTAGGGCTGGTGATCGGACTGACGATCCTGTTCAACGACAACATCGTGATCCGTGAAAAGATCCCCACTCCTGACACAGGCACAACAATCTTAGAATCCGTTGAAAACCAATTACCTGCAAAAGTCCAGTTTAGCAATGAGGCCGTTAAGTCAACGAAGACGACGATCCCGTTTGTCAAGAACAATGAACTGGACTATGCCAGGGCACTGAAATTTTTTGGTAAAAATTATCAGGACTGGGCCTTTCTGATCTATGTACCGCTGGTCATCCTGATCATTATCGGAGTATCGAACGGAGCCAACCTGACCGATGGACTGGATGGCCTGGCTACGGGAACTTCCGCCATTGTGGGTGCCACGCTGGGGATCCTGGCATGGGTGTCGGGGAATATCATCTTTGCCGATTACCTCAACATCATGTACATACCCAATCTGGGTGAGCTGGCGATCTATATCAGTGCCTTTGTCGGGGCCTGCATCGGTTTTTTGTGGTACAACTCCTTTCCTGCCCAGGTGTTCATGGGCGACACCGGAAGCCTGTCGCTGGGCGGGGCTATCGCGGTATGCGCCGTCCTGATCAGGAAAGAACTTCTTATTCCGGTTCTGTGCGGTATTTTCCTGGCCGAGAGTCTATCGGTAATGATCCAGGTCGGCTGGTTCAAATACACCCGGATACGGTTCGGTGAGGGAAGGCGGATCTTTAAGATGGCTCCCCTGCACCATCATTACCAGATGCGGGGGTACCCCGAACCAAAAATCGTTCAGCGTTTTCTGATCATCGGGATTCTGCTGGCAGTATTCTCGGTCATAACTTTAAAGATGAGGTAA
- the mraZ gene encoding division/cell wall cluster transcriptional repressor MraZ, with product MSYLLGEYECLLDSKSRILMPVALKRQIPPEAQEKFVICRGFERCLTVYPLNVWNKLTENLSNLNFFEPDDRNFVRSFQRGAIEIQLDGASRLLLPKQLLAYAGIEKDIVLFAYADRFEIWDKEMYNNLFTDEPPEAFSERAKKVMGHKDKQQQ from the coding sequence ATGTCCTATCTTCTCGGTGAATACGAATGTCTGCTGGATTCCAAAAGCCGCATACTGATGCCTGTTGCATTGAAGAGGCAAATTCCGCCTGAGGCTCAGGAGAAATTCGTGATCTGCCGGGGCTTTGAGCGTTGCCTCACCGTTTACCCGCTAAATGTATGGAATAAATTGACCGAAAATCTGAGTAACCTGAATTTTTTTGAACCGGATGACCGGAATTTCGTCAGGTCGTTTCAACGAGGTGCCATTGAGATTCAGCTGGACGGCGCCAGCAGGCTCCTGTTGCCCAAGCAGCTGCTGGCATATGCAGGCATTGAGAAGGATATTGTGCTTTTTGCCTATGCCGACCGCTTTGAGATCTGGGATAAGGAGATGTACAACAATTTATTCACGGATGAGCCTCCTGAAGCATTCTCCGAAAGGGCAAAAAAAGTGATGGGACATAAAGACAAGCAGCAGCAATGA
- the murG gene encoding undecaprenyldiphospho-muramoylpentapeptide beta-N-acetylglucosaminyltransferase: MSRDKKHILLSGGGTGGHIFPAIAIANALKRMLNDPEILFVGAKGRMEMQKVPHAGYPIKGIWISGFQRKLSLKNLLFPLKVLVSLVAAGRIIKRFQPDVVIGTGGYASGPALKAAARRHIPTLIHEQNSYPGITNRLLAKQADCICVAHQGMDRYFPVKKIIFTGNPVREDVVRITGKREEAVSFFGLDENKATLLIIGGSQGALSVNQAMAAHLETFCNAGIQVIWQTGHPFFDRAGELVNDRFSEHIHVHSFIERMDLAYAAADVVVSRAGAIAISELCLVMKPAILVPLPHAAEDHQTKNALKLVENHAALMIRDEDLHRSFAETVMELIKNKEQQQQLREEIGKMGSADAAFKIAQEAVRLMKR; encoded by the coding sequence ATGTCGCGGGATAAAAAACACATATTGCTCAGCGGCGGTGGCACAGGTGGCCATATTTTTCCTGCCATCGCGATCGCCAACGCACTGAAACGGATGCTGAATGATCCGGAGATCCTTTTTGTGGGAGCCAAAGGCCGGATGGAGATGCAAAAGGTTCCCCATGCAGGGTATCCAATCAAGGGGATATGGATCAGTGGATTCCAGCGGAAACTGTCGCTGAAGAACCTGCTTTTCCCGCTGAAGGTTCTGGTCAGTTTAGTGGCTGCCGGCCGGATCATAAAGCGTTTTCAGCCCGATGTCGTCATTGGTACAGGCGGATACGCCAGTGGTCCGGCGCTGAAAGCGGCTGCCAGGCGCCATATTCCAACGCTGATCCACGAACAGAACTCCTACCCCGGCATCACCAACAGGTTGCTGGCAAAACAGGCCGATTGCATCTGTGTGGCACATCAGGGCATGGATCGGTATTTCCCGGTGAAAAAGATCATCTTTACGGGCAACCCGGTGAGGGAGGATGTTGTCAGGATCACGGGAAAAAGGGAAGAGGCGGTCAGCTTTTTCGGTCTGGATGAAAACAAAGCCACCCTGCTGATCATCGGCGGCAGCCAGGGTGCCTTATCGGTCAACCAGGCCATGGCAGCTCACCTGGAAACTTTCTGCAATGCCGGCATACAGGTCATCTGGCAAACCGGTCACCCCTTCTTCGACAGGGCCGGGGAACTCGTTAACGATCGTTTCAGTGAACACATACACGTCCATTCATTCATTGAGCGAATGGACCTTGCCTATGCAGCAGCTGACGTGGTGGTGAGCCGTGCCGGCGCGATCGCTATCTCGGAATTATGCCTGGTAATGAAACCAGCCATCCTGGTTCCCCTGCCCCACGCGGCGGAGGATCACCAAACGAAAAATGCCCTGAAGCTGGTTGAAAACCACGCTGCCCTGATGATCAGGGATGAAGATCTGCATAGGTCTTTTGCCGAAACAGTGATGGAATTGATAAAAAACAAAGAGCAGCAGCAGCAGCTCAGGGAAGAGATCGGGAAAATGGGATCTGCCGATGCTGCCTTTAAAATAGCACAGGAAGCCGTCCGTCTGATGAAAAGATGA
- a CDS encoding UDP-N-acetylmuramoyl-L-alanyl-D-glutamate--2,6-diaminopimelate ligase produces MIPLDDILPGLTILRTVGVPPKEVSTIHSDSRTVASGSVFVAVRGSVTDGHTYIDSSIEQGASVIICEQLPLTIRPHVCYLLVENSARALGIAAASYYGNPSKKLRLIGVTGTNGKTTVATLLFQVVTSLGKRAGLLSTIRNQVNDQVMSTTHTTLDAIHLNQLLARMAGEGCDYCFMEVSSHGIAQERIAGLTFAGGIFTNLTHDHLDYHKTFREYLLTKKKFFDQLPEGAFALTNLDDRNGPVVIQNTLAQRYTYALRHLADFRGKVIENRMEGLQLEINQQRVWFRLIGEFNAYNILAVLGATVLSGENPGDVLTALSDAAPVNGRFETIKSPDQVTAIIDYAHTPDALLNVLTTLQAIRTGGQQLITVVGVGGDRDTAKRPEMGRIAAEKSDRVIFTSDNPRSEDPEEIIRQMLEGVRASLKRKVLAITNRREAIRTASMLAKPGDMILIAGKGHETYQEIKGVRYPFDDKQILEAVFLTRTSNQT; encoded by the coding sequence ATGATACCACTGGATGACATATTGCCCGGTCTAACGATCCTGCGAACCGTTGGTGTGCCACCGAAAGAAGTCAGCACGATCCATTCCGACAGCCGGACCGTCGCCAGCGGCAGCGTGTTTGTGGCTGTCAGGGGCAGCGTGACGGACGGTCACACCTACATTGACTCCTCCATTGAACAAGGAGCCTCTGTGATCATATGCGAGCAACTACCCCTGACCATCCGGCCGCATGTGTGCTACTTACTGGTAGAGAACAGCGCCCGAGCCCTGGGGATTGCAGCTGCCAGTTACTATGGCAATCCATCGAAAAAGCTCCGCCTGATTGGTGTTACGGGGACCAATGGCAAGACGACGGTCGCCACGCTTCTTTTTCAGGTAGTCACGTCCCTTGGAAAAAGGGCTGGTTTGCTGTCAACCATCCGGAACCAGGTCAACGATCAGGTGATGTCCACCACACACACAACCCTGGATGCCATTCACCTGAATCAACTTCTTGCGCGAATGGCCGGAGAAGGGTGCGACTACTGCTTTATGGAAGTGAGCTCCCACGGCATTGCACAAGAGAGAATTGCAGGGCTGACCTTTGCAGGAGGAATTTTCACTAACCTGACCCACGATCATCTTGATTACCATAAGACCTTCAGGGAGTATCTTTTAACCAAGAAGAAATTCTTTGACCAGCTCCCGGAAGGGGCTTTTGCCCTGACGAACCTGGATGACAGGAATGGACCGGTGGTGATCCAGAACACCCTTGCGCAGCGCTACACCTATGCACTCAGGCACCTGGCGGATTTTCGCGGCAAGGTGATCGAAAACAGGATGGAAGGGCTCCAGCTTGAAATCAATCAGCAACGGGTATGGTTCAGGCTCATCGGTGAATTTAACGCGTACAATATTCTGGCAGTGCTTGGAGCAACCGTCCTGTCGGGTGAAAATCCCGGCGATGTCCTGACTGCCTTAAGCGATGCAGCTCCAGTCAACGGGCGCTTCGAAACGATAAAAAGCCCCGACCAGGTGACGGCCATCATCGATTATGCCCATACACCTGATGCACTGCTGAATGTCCTGACCACCTTACAGGCCATCCGAACGGGTGGGCAACAGCTGATCACGGTCGTCGGGGTAGGAGGAGACCGGGATACGGCAAAACGGCCGGAAATGGGACGGATTGCCGCCGAGAAGAGCGACCGGGTAATTTTCACATCGGATAATCCCCGCTCGGAAGACCCGGAAGAGATCATCCGGCAAATGCTGGAAGGAGTCAGGGCAAGCCTAAAAAGAAAGGTGCTGGCGATCACCAACCGTCGGGAAGCCATCAGGACGGCTTCTATGCTGGCAAAACCGGGAGACATGATCCTCATTGCGGGGAAAGGGCACGAAACCTACCAGGAGATCAAAGGAGTCAGATATCCTTTTGATGACAAACAAATCCTGGAAGCAGTCTTTTTAACACGAACATCCAATCAAACCTGA
- a CDS encoding putative peptidoglycan glycosyltransferase FtsW codes for MKSFQGDRVIWVVVFMLSIISIVAVYSTTGTLAYKYQGGNTEYYLFKHVIILLLALGLMYVAHRIRYSYYSRIAQIALYVAVPLLVLTLFFGTTIHDASRWYKVLNFSFQPSDFAKLALIMFLARLLTKKQDAIKDFRSAFVPIIVPVIVTCGLILPSNFSTAALLFITCVILMFLGRVNIRYILSLIGIGSVVLVIFFVIVYRNPEVGRFGTWKQRIESYINPQSEDHYQIDQAKIAIANGGILGKLPGNSSQKNFLPHPYSDFIFAIIIESFGLVGGTVVVLLYMILFYRTIRIALRCQRSFGSFLALGLGFSIVFQAMVNMAVAVNLVPVTGQTLPLISMGGTSMWFTFIALGVIVSVSRDLEIQDDDINEEISKEYVAG; via the coding sequence ATGAAGAGTTTTCAGGGCGACAGGGTGATCTGGGTGGTGGTGTTCATGCTGTCGATCATTTCCATTGTTGCCGTTTACAGTACGACAGGAACCCTGGCCTACAAGTACCAGGGCGGGAACACGGAATATTACCTGTTCAAACACGTGATCATTCTCCTGCTTGCCCTCGGATTGATGTATGTTGCGCACCGCATCCGGTATAGCTATTATTCCCGGATCGCACAGATTGCACTGTATGTTGCCGTACCACTGCTGGTTCTGACCCTCTTCTTCGGCACGACCATTCACGATGCCAGCCGGTGGTATAAAGTATTGAACTTCTCCTTTCAGCCTTCCGATTTTGCCAAGCTGGCCCTGATCATGTTCCTGGCCCGGCTGCTCACTAAAAAACAAGACGCCATCAAGGACTTCCGATCCGCTTTTGTTCCGATCATCGTTCCGGTCATTGTCACCTGCGGTCTGATCCTGCCCTCAAATTTTTCCACGGCAGCCCTCCTGTTCATCACCTGCGTGATCCTGATGTTCCTGGGCAGGGTCAACATCAGGTACATACTGTCGTTGATTGGCATCGGCAGTGTGGTGCTGGTCATTTTCTTTGTCATTGTCTACAGGAATCCTGAAGTAGGCAGGTTTGGCACGTGGAAACAACGAATCGAAAGCTACATCAATCCCCAGAGCGAAGATCATTATCAGATCGATCAGGCTAAAATCGCCATCGCCAACGGAGGTATCCTTGGCAAGTTACCGGGGAACAGCAGTCAGAAAAATTTCCTGCCTCACCCCTACTCGGATTTCATTTTTGCGATCATCATCGAGAGTTTCGGTCTGGTGGGAGGGACCGTGGTGGTATTGCTTTACATGATCCTGTTCTACCGAACCATTCGGATCGCCCTTCGATGTCAGCGGTCGTTTGGTTCATTCCTGGCCTTGGGACTGGGATTCAGCATTGTCTTTCAGGCGATGGTCAACATGGCCGTGGCCGTCAACCTCGTACCCGTGACCGGCCAGACGCTGCCTCTGATCAGCATGGGCGGCACCTCCATGTGGTTCACATTCATTGCCCTGGGGGTCATCGTGAGTGTGAGCAGGGACCTTGAAATTCAGGATGATGATATAAACGAAGAGATTTCAAAAGAATATGTCGCGGGATAA
- the murD gene encoding UDP-N-acetylmuramoyl-L-alanine--D-glutamate ligase, with translation MKKNIVVVGAGESGAGAALLARQKGHSVFVSDQGIIREKYKTLLKVNGIPYEEDKHTLERILEADEVIKSPGIPESSALIRRIRQAGIPVTGEIEFAGRYCTGKKICITGSNGKTTTTLLTGHILKKAGLDVAIAGNVGSGFAMQLAGGDHAFWVLEISSFQLDDLNDFRAEIAVLMNITPDHLDRYDYLFSNYTDSKFRITRNQTAEDAFIYCLDDGVITSEIPRRAIMARKYPFSVLQKPPDQGGWLERPLQVTSSRTGKKENAIIINTHNELFTMTLESLALQGRHNIYNSLAAGIATRLLDLRKEIVKESLSDFQQVEHRLEFVAKVHGIEFINDSKATNVNSAWYALESINRPIIWIAGGTDKGNNYSMLCEMVKAKVKAIVCLGKDNQKIIDAFKDIVELIVETRSANKAVEVAYRLGIPGDVVLLSPACASFDLFENYEDRGRQFKEEVRRL, from the coding sequence CTGAAGAAAAATATCGTTGTCGTGGGCGCCGGTGAAAGTGGAGCAGGTGCGGCCTTACTGGCCAGGCAGAAGGGTCATTCGGTCTTTGTCAGCGATCAGGGCATCATCCGGGAAAAGTACAAAACCCTGCTGAAAGTGAATGGGATCCCATACGAAGAAGACAAACATACCCTTGAGCGGATCCTTGAAGCGGATGAAGTGATCAAAAGTCCCGGCATTCCCGAAAGCTCCGCATTGATCCGGCGTATCCGTCAGGCGGGCATTCCGGTGACGGGTGAAATCGAATTTGCCGGTCGGTACTGCACCGGAAAAAAGATCTGCATCACGGGCAGTAACGGAAAAACGACCACAACCTTACTGACCGGCCATATTCTCAAAAAAGCAGGACTTGACGTGGCCATAGCCGGTAATGTCGGTTCCGGATTTGCCATGCAGCTGGCCGGAGGCGACCATGCCTTCTGGGTGCTGGAGATCAGCAGTTTTCAGCTGGACGACCTGAACGATTTCAGGGCTGAGATAGCTGTACTGATGAACATTACACCCGACCACCTCGACAGATACGATTACCTGTTCAGCAATTATACGGATTCCAAATTCCGGATCACGCGTAACCAGACCGCAGAGGATGCTTTTATCTACTGCCTGGACGATGGGGTCATCACTTCAGAAATCCCCCGACGGGCGATCATGGCAAGGAAATACCCCTTTTCAGTTCTTCAGAAACCGCCGGACCAGGGAGGATGGCTTGAAAGACCGTTGCAGGTCACTTCTTCCCGAACAGGTAAAAAAGAAAATGCGATCATCATTAACACACATAACGAACTTTTTACCATGACACTTGAAAGTTTGGCATTGCAGGGCCGCCACAACATTTACAATTCACTTGCCGCAGGTATTGCCACCAGGCTCCTGGATCTGAGGAAGGAAATTGTAAAAGAAAGCCTTTCGGACTTCCAGCAGGTGGAGCACCGGCTTGAGTTTGTTGCAAAGGTTCACGGGATCGAATTCATTAACGATTCCAAGGCCACCAATGTGAATTCGGCCTGGTATGCCCTGGAGTCCATCAACCGGCCCATCATCTGGATTGCAGGCGGTACGGATAAAGGGAATAACTATTCCATGCTTTGCGAGATGGTGAAGGCGAAAGTCAAGGCCATCGTCTGCCTGGGGAAAGACAACCAGAAGATCATCGACGCTTTCAAGGACATTGTTGAACTGATCGTGGAAACCCGTTCAGCAAACAAAGCAGTCGAAGTCGCCTACCGGCTGGGCATCCCGGGAGATGTTGTCCTCCTTTCACCGGCCTGTGCCAGCTTCGACCTGTTCGAGAACTATGAAGACAGGGGCAGGCAATTCAAGGAGGAGGTGAGGAGGCTGTGA